A single Xiphias gladius isolate SHS-SW01 ecotype Sanya breed wild chromosome 22, ASM1685928v1, whole genome shotgun sequence DNA region contains:
- the tlr21 gene encoding toll-like receptor 21: protein MAVLTYQLLSVTVVLGAVQLSGYSFKNCIADPYSNGKCFNCIHRKEKKMSVIIRDLPPSAINLTVSMNPVSYISNHSFVHLPKLQYLRIDHNNLSIIDQFAFKNLHQLQSLNLSFNYISELNPFLFKDLHNLTFLSLTNNKLKQLPDGIFATMLNLNTLIMRQNLLTNFSGISVSVSHLINLKTIDLCFNSLTSLSHSNVSLPKSLTTLYICKNNLSTLGCKHSFLRFIKVLDLSYNWRFPTMAFQGVDLRHIKYLRLRSTSVKVVEFLNISNVQANLVDFSGTGLKNDSLLIELCRLLKRKVKWIKNLRLGINGIENLTNYTLYYCPKITGALDLSRNELKTTSCLNFLNRQTRIKSFNAEHNHLTSLQSCRTQNMIYFQNLEELSYRYNRILSVNSYAFYHTPNIKTLKLNINTIAYLDRKALKGLKRLETLRLDNNILTDLFNDTFEDNSNLQILNLRNNRISVIFNWTFLRLNNLTTLDLGGNKITHFQPLALDGLNSLSKFYLDGNNLKQIDTSLCRVFQDTLTVLDLESNKIRFLSENIRSPFMNLSKLSDLKLGGQQPYGLTVLPSTLFRGLHSLKSLYLSNNKIFHLAPDVFDDLTGLRFLSLDNCCVGVAKLQPGVFKNLRNLTKLIVENMGIQNFSKEVFGNLTQLGILQLNRNVMHSIPVDALLSLAKLHYLDIRNIPLSCTCHNSLLQNWTKNNPNVQVVYLHSLQCQHDTKIKFYNFDTKVCYIDLGEYLLFSTAAVIFLFTVTPLLYVKLYWRMKYSYYVFRSWFSDQWRRLREEEENCKYDAFISYNSSDEQWVMDHLLPNLEGNGSSFKLCLHHRDFELGRDIVDNIVSAVYSSRKTICMVSRNFLQSEWCSLEIQLASYRLFDEHRDVLLLVFLEPISERQLSSYHRMRKVMLKKTYLQWPGSDCIDPLQAQELFWNQLCRAIRVGSRLKTEENDKREGCASAESEETENFETSDENYYLLP from the coding sequence ATGGCTGTTCTAACTTATCAGTTGTTGTCAGTTACAGTTGTTCTTGGTGCTGTTCAACTCAGTGGTTACagctttaaaaactgcattgcaGACCCATattcaaatggaaaatgtttcaactgcATCCATCGAAAGGAAAAGAAGATGTCTGTTATTATACGTGATCTGCCGCCATCTGCCATCAATCTCACCGTCTCCATGAATCCTGTGTCATACATTTCCAACCACAGCTTTGTTCATCTACCAAAGCTTCAATACCTCAGAATAGATCATAACAATTTGAGTATCATCGATCAGTTTGCTTTCAAAAACTTGCATCAACTTCAGTCTCtaaatttgtcttttaactACATATCAGAACTCAACCCTTTTCTGTTTAAGGACCTTCACAACCTCACCTTTCTTTCGCTgacaaacaataaattaaagcaGCTCCCTGATGGAATTTTCGCTACTATGCTCAATCTGAACACTTTAATCATGAGGCAAAACCTTCTGACAAATTTCTCAGggatttctgtgtctgtgtcacatCTAATTAATCTGAAGACAATAGACCTTTGCTTTAACAGTTTGACCTCTCTCAGCCACTCAAATGTGTCGCTGCCCAAATCCCTCACtactttatatatatgtaaaaataatctgtcTACATTAGGATGTAAACATTCATTTCTCAGGTTCATCAAGGTGCTAGATTTGTCATACAATTGGAGGTTCCCTACGATGGCTTTTCAAGGAGTGGATTTGAGACATATAAAATATCTGCGTTTGCGTTCAACAAGTGTCAAGGTTGTGGAGTTTTTAAATATCAGCAACGTCCAAGCAAATCTTGTTGATTTCTCTGGCACAGGTCTAAAAAATGACAGCCTGCTTATCGAGCTATGCAGATTGTTGAAGAGAAAGGTGAAATGGATAAAAAATTTGCGTCTGGGTATTAATGGGATTGAGAATCTAACAAACTACACACTGTACTATTGTCCTAAAATCACAGGGGCTCTGGATCTATCCCGCaatgaactgaaaacaacaagttgtCTTAACTTTCTCAATAGACAGACACGCATAAAAAGCTTCAATGCAGAGCATAACCATCTCACCTCTCTCCAGTCCTGTAGAACACAAAATATGATTTACTTCCAAAATCTGGAGGAGCTGAGCTATCGTTACAACCGCATCCTCTCAGTAAATTCTTATGCTTTCTATCACACACCAAATATCAAGACGCTAAAACTTAACATAAACACAATTGCTTATCTCGATCGCAAAGCTCTCAAAGGGTTGAAAAGACTCGAGACACTCCGTTTGGACAATAATATCTTAACGGATTTGTTCAATGACACCTTTGAAGATAATTCCAACCTGCAAATTCTTAATCTACGCAACAATcgtatttctgtcattttcaattGGACCTTTCTCAGGCTCAATAATCTTACTACATTGGATCTTGGGGGTAATAAGATCACTCATTTTCAGCCATTGGCTCTTGATGGACTAAACAGTCTGTCCAAATTCTATCTAGATGGAAACAACCTCAAACAGATTGACACTTCCCTCTGTCGTGTATTTCAAGATACACTCACAGTGCTAGATTTAGAAAGTAATAAGATACGCTTCCTCAGTGAAAATATCAGGTCACCATTTATGAATCTCAGCAAACTCAGTGATCTGAAATTGGGTGGGCAGCAGCCTTATGGCCTGACCGTTTTACCCAGCACTTTATTTCGTGGCCTCCACTCACTGAAATCTCTCTATCTCAGCAACAATAAAATCTTTCATCTTGCTCCTGATGTATTTGATGATCTGACAGGCTTGCGTTTCCTCTCACTGGATAACTGCTGTGTTGGGGTGGCAAAATTACAACCAGGAGTCTTTAAAAATCTAAGAAATTTGACCAAATTGATTGTAGAAAATATGGGCATTCAGAATTTCTCAAAGGAGGTTTTTGGGAATCTTACACAGTTAGGCATACTGCAGCTCAACCGCAATGTGATGCACAGCATTCCTGTTGATGCACTACTAAGTCTAGCTAAACTCCACTACCTTGACATACGTAATATTCCTTTAAGCTGCACCTGCCACAACAGTTTGCTGcaaaactggacaaaaaatAACCCAAATGTACAGGTAGTCTATCTCCACAGTCTGCAATGCCAACATGATACAAAAATCAAATTCTATAACTTCGATACCAAAGTTTGTTACATAGATCTAGGAGAGTACCTGCTCTTCAGCACAGCAGCTGTGATCTTCCTGTTCACGGTCACTCCTTTACTTTATGTCAAACTCTATTGGAGAATGAAGTACAGCTACTATGTGTTCCGTTCCTGGTTTAGTGATCAGTGGCGCAGactcagagaggaggaagaaaactgcaaatatGATGCATTTATTTCCTATAATTCCTCTGATGAACAATGGGTCATGGACCATTTACTGCCCAATCTGGAGGGAAATGGATCATCTTTTAAACTTTGCCTACATCACAGGGACTTTGAACTGGGCCGCGATATTGTGGACAACATTGTCTCTGCTGTATACAGCAGCCGTAAAACTATTTGTATGGTGAGCAGGAATTTCCTACAAAGCGAGTGGTGTTCCCTGGAAATCCAGCTAGCCAGCTACCGACTCTTCGATGAGCACCGAGACGTTcttctgcttgtgtttctggAGCCAATCTCTGAGAGGCAGCTGTCATCCTATCACCGCATGAGAAAAGTCATGTTAAAAAAGACTTACCTGCAGTGGCCTGGCTCAGACTGCATTGACCCACTTCAGGCCCAAGAACTGTTTTGGAATCAGCTATGTAGGGCAATAAGAGTGGGGAGCAGActcaaaacagaagaaaatgataaaagggAAGGGTGTGCTTCTGCTGAAAGTGAAGAGACTGAAAATTTTGAGACATCAGATGAAAACTATTACTTGCTACCTTAA
- the cnfn gene encoding cornifelin homolog — translation MAFQSNVISSQPQVSVTQYTVSSGLSDWSTNVCDCCEDCGICLCATFVPCILACKVAQDNGDSCCLPFLPGAMIALRTSIRSRYHIGGSVCDDWVVMACLPLCGLCQMAREQKMRG, via the exons ATGGCGTTCCAGTCAAATGTGATAAGCTCGCAGCCTCAGGTCTCAGTCACACAGTACACTGTCTCCTCGGGATTATCAGACTGGAGTACAAATGTGTGCGACTGCTGTGAAGACTGTGGCATCT GTCTTTGTGCAACATTTGTCCCCTGTATCCTGGCCTGTAAGGTGGCTCAGGACAACGGGGACAGCTGCTGCCTGCCCTTCCTTCCTGGCGCCATGATTGCTCTAAGGACAAGTATTCGCAGCAGATACCACATTGGA GGCTCAGTGTGTGATGACTGGGTTGTCATGGCCTGCCTGCCTCTGTGTGGACTTTGTCAGATGGCACGCGAGCAGAAGATGAGGGGATAA